A portion of the Aythya fuligula isolate bAytFul2 chromosome 10, bAytFul2.pri, whole genome shotgun sequence genome contains these proteins:
- the NAA80 gene encoding N-alpha-acetyltransferase 80, which produces MGSVPEELSLVPLHRRPELLEACAELLADEWGKSRALRLHALRRSSDAFPTCLVLLRTPGSAEPKTQPGDPCPLVGHVRLSRVAGQPHGLFVESVVVARALRGCGYGRQLMEAAESYARARGFHRLHLSTHDKQHFYARLGFALAEPVQSVPFLSPSMPVEALRAFAAPAGPAAASPGGPAAPRPPLPPPPAAPPPPPLPPPARAGGAQAESCGQSLLETPHRDARGLPVFWMKKDI; this is translated from the coding sequence ATGGGCTCGGTGCCGGAGGAGCTCAGCCTCGTCCCCCTGCACCGGCGGCCGGAGCTGCTGGAGGCGTGCGCCGAGCTGCTGGCCGACGAGTGGGGCAAGAGCCGGGCGCTGCGGCTCCACGCGCTGCGCCGCTCCTCCGACGCCTTCCCcacctgcctggtgctgctgcggACCCCGGGCTCCGCCGAGCCCAAAACCCAACCGGGGGATCCGTGCCCGCTGGTGGGACACGTCCGGCTGTCCCGGGTGGCCGGCCAGCCCCACGGCCTCTTCGTGGAGAGCGTGGTGGTGGCccgggcgctgcggggctgcgGCTACGGGCGGCAGCTGATGGAGGCCGCCGAGAGCTACGCCCGCGCCCGCGGCTTCCACCGCCTGCACCTCAGCACCCACGACAAGCAGCACTTCTACGCCCGCCTGGGTTTCGCCCTGGCCGAGCCGGTGCAGAGCGTGCCCTTCCTCAGCCCCTCCATGCCCGTCGAGGCGCTGCGGGCGTTCGCcgcccccgccggccccgccgcagcctccccaggtggacccgcagccccccgaccccctctgcctcctcctcccgctgcgcccccgccgccccctctGCCGCCCCCAGCCCGGGCAGGGGGAGCCCAGGCCGAGAGCTGCGGGCAGAGCCTCCTGGAGACCCCGCACCGCGACGCCAGGGGGCTGCCCGTCTTCTGGATGAAGAAGGACATCTGA
- the HYAL3 gene encoding hyaluronidase-3 has protein sequence MGPVLALWVCLALGAADGKGPAPAPLAGGQPFAVVWNIPTGRCQHRFGVGLPLADYGIVENRGGHFAGQNITIFYKNKFGLYPYISPGGVVHNGGIPQRVPLRAHLARAAEEIRLLLQPAFRGLAVVDWEEWRPLWAQNWGAKRIYRAASEQWARERHRGPRLARRAFERAAQTLMEQTLLLGRSLCPGGLWGFYRFPDCFNGNWAKVANYTGRCRPAEARRNNRLGWLWAASAALYPSIYLPLALPPALRRRYVHHRLREALRLAARGAAGRLPVVAYSRLSYRRSPRFLEPADLEHTIGESAALGAAGVVLWGDMSYSRSAESCASLRRYLVSTLGPYVADVTAAARACSLQRCHGHGRCVRRQPRDLGSLLHLAPSPWLPFRCHCYRGWAGRGCAQRERPDPAACPAPTRTHSLYGHREGLQPPDTCLPRGVWGW, from the exons ATGGGGCCAGTGCTGGCGCTGTGGGTCTGCCTGGCACTGGGGGCAGCAGATGGGAAGGGCCCGGCGCCCGCACCCCTGGCGGGCGGGCAGCCCTTCGCCGTGGTCTGGAACATCCCCACGGGGCGCTGCCAGCACCGCTTCGGCGTGGGGCTGCCCCTGGCCGACTACGGCATCGTGGAGAACCGGGGCGGCCACTTCGCCGGCCAGAACATCACCATCTTCTACAAGAACAAGTTCGGGCTCTACCCCTACATCTCCCCCGGGGGTGTCGTCCACAATGGGGGCATTCCCCAGCGGGTGCCCCTCCGTGCCCATCTTGCCCGGGCGGCGGAGGAAATCcgcctgctcctccagcctgcctTCAGGGGCCTGGCCGTGGTGGACTGGGAGGAGTGGAGACCCCTCTGGGCCCAGAACTGGGGGGCCAAACGCATCTACCGGGCGGCCTCGGAGCAGTGGGCACGCGAGCGGCACCGGGGACCCCGTCTGGCCCGGCGGGCGTTCGAGCGGGCAGCGCAGACCCTGATGGAGCAGacgctgctgctgggcaggagccTGTGCCCGGGGGGGCTTTGGGGCTTCTACCGCTTCCCCGACTGCTTCAACGGCAACTGGGCCAAGGTGGCCAACTACACCGGGCGCTGCAGGCCGGCCGAGGCGCGGCGCAACAACCGGCTGGGGTGGCTCTGGGCCGCCTCGGCCGCCCTCTACCCCAGCATCTACCTGCCGCTGGCGCTGCCGCCCGCCCTGCGCCGCCGCTACGTGCACCACCGGCTGCGCGAGGCCCTGCGCCTGGCCGCCCGCGGGGCCGCCGGCCGCCTGCCCGTGGTGGCCTACTCGCGGCTCTCCTACCGCCGGTCGCCCCGTTTCCTGGAGCCG GCCGATCTGGAGCACACGATCGGGGAGAGCGCGGCCCTGGGGGCAGCTGGAGTCGTGCTGTGGGGGGACATGTCTTACTCCCGCTCGGCG gaGAGCTGTGCCAGTTTACGCCGCTACCTCGTGTCCACCCTGGGTCCCTACGTGGCCGACGTGACGGCGGCAGCGCGGGCGTGCAGCCTCCAGCGGTGCCACGGCCACGGGCGCTGCGTGCGCCGGCAGCCCCGGGACCTGGGCAGCCTCCTGCACCTCGCCCCGAGCCCCTGGCTGCCCTTCCGCTGCCACTGCTACCGCGGCTGGGCCGgccggggctgtgcccagcGGGAACGGCCCgatcctgctgcctgcccggCGCCCACCCGCACCCACAGCCTCTACGGGCACCGTGAGGGTCTCCAGCCCCCCGACACCTGCCTGCCGCGGGGTGTCTGGGGGTGGTGA
- the LSMEM2 gene encoding leucine-rich single-pass membrane protein 2: MPREAAEDGAGRAEGAAPPEPADPEGADPGAISLRPVESISDLHWASAGHKGSEGNGPAPSSARPHRLPHSPPRLPTLRPVPPTTTCPCPGRPLFLALLGLLALASLVLATMAIYLSVLQSQSVQALAQWLESQEDTMRQLRATSRQLWARLNASAERR; this comes from the exons ATGCCCAGGGAGGCTGCCGAAG ACGGCGCGGGCAGGGCGGAGGGCGCTGCGCCGCCGGAGCCTGCTGACCCCGAGGGGGCTGATCCCGGAGCCATCAGCCTGCGCCCCGTGGAGTCCATCAGCGACCTGCACTGGGCCTCGGCCGGGCACAAGGGCAGCGAAG GGAACGGCCCGGCTCCATCCAGCGCCCGGCCGCACcgcctgccccacagccccccacgCCTGCCCACGCTGCGCCCCGTGCCGCCCACCACCACCTGCCCTtgccccggccgccccctcTTCCTCGCCCTCCTGGGCCTCCTGGCACTGGCCAGCCTGGTCCTGGCCACGATGGCCATCTACCTGAGCG tgctgcagagccagtCGGTGCAGGCGCTGGCCCAGTGGCTGGAGAGCCAGGAGGACACCATGCGCCAGCTGCGGgccaccagcaggcagctctgggctcGCCTCAACGCCAGCGCCGAGCGCCGCTGA